From one Candidatus Eisenbacteria bacterium genomic stretch:
- a CDS encoding acyl-CoA dehydrogenase translates to MDEILSQENREYRARTREFAEKVIRPVAAEYDRKQEYPWEIHEALKKAGLTGVWIPKEYGGHGAGLLNLCIVIEELSRACGGIGVAYAVNALGSFPILLAGTEEQKKKYLTPVARGEAMISFGLSERDAGSDAGSLRCSARRDGDHYILNGHKKWNTNGGIATYYTVFCRTDPASKGPRGLSAIVVEKPTPGFSIGKIEDKMGIRCVPVVELEFDNCRVPAANMLGEEGKGFRIAMETLDRARPGVAAQAVGLAQGAMEVAIRHTSERRQFDVQILSFQGIQWMVADMGTQTEAARQLVYTTARAVDAQVKNISKISAMCKVFATDTAMKVTTDAVQLMGGYGFMKDFPAEKYMRDAKITQIYEGTNQVQRIVISRAMIKELGVTV, encoded by the coding sequence ATGGACGAGATCCTGTCCCAGGAGAACCGAGAGTACCGCGCGCGCACTCGGGAGTTCGCCGAGAAGGTGATCCGGCCCGTGGCCGCGGAGTACGACCGCAAGCAGGAATACCCGTGGGAGATCCACGAGGCGCTCAAGAAGGCCGGGCTGACCGGCGTCTGGATCCCGAAGGAATACGGAGGGCACGGGGCGGGCCTGCTGAATCTCTGCATCGTCATCGAGGAGCTCTCCCGCGCCTGTGGCGGGATCGGTGTCGCCTACGCGGTCAACGCGCTCGGCTCCTTCCCGATCCTCCTCGCCGGCACCGAAGAGCAGAAGAAGAAGTACCTCACGCCTGTGGCGCGCGGCGAGGCCATGATCTCCTTCGGCCTCTCGGAGCGGGATGCCGGAAGCGACGCGGGCAGCCTCCGCTGCTCCGCCCGGCGAGACGGCGACCACTACATCCTCAACGGGCACAAGAAGTGGAACACCAACGGCGGGATCGCCACCTACTACACCGTCTTCTGCCGGACCGATCCGGCCTCCAAGGGCCCGCGCGGGCTCTCAGCCATCGTCGTCGAGAAGCCGACGCCCGGATTCAGCATCGGCAAGATCGAGGACAAGATGGGAATCCGCTGCGTGCCGGTCGTCGAGCTGGAGTTCGACAACTGCCGCGTGCCGGCCGCCAACATGCTCGGCGAGGAAGGCAAGGGCTTCCGCATCGCCATGGAGACCCTCGATCGGGCCCGCCCGGGCGTCGCCGCCCAGGCGGTCGGACTCGCGCAGGGAGCCATGGAGGTCGCCATCCGCCACACCTCGGAGCGCCGCCAGTTCGACGTGCAGATCCTCTCCTTCCAGGGGATCCAGTGGATGGTGGCGGACATGGGGACGCAGACGGAGGCGGCGCGCCAGCTCGTCTACACCACGGCAAGGGCTGTCGACGCGCAGGTGAAGAACATCTCCAAGATCTCGGCGATGTGCAAGGTCTTCGCGACCGACACGGCGATGAAGGTGACGACCGACGCCGTCCAGCTGATGGGCGGCTACGGCTTCATGAAGGACTTCCCCGCCGAGAAGTACATGCGCGACGCGAAGATCACCCAGATCTACGAGGGGACCAACCAGGTCCAGCGGATCGTGATCAGCCGGGCCATGATCAAGGAACTCGGCGTGACCGTCTGA
- a CDS encoding YfiR family protein, with protein sequence MYTPSGRVDAGSGRRRIGVRVLIGLFLAASQLGGAAAPALASATASASLSTEVAVLLKILTFDQTTPGRAEDELLIVVIEQPRESTSVAAATDVLQELAPYEGQTVAGRRLRAERRAIRDLLARDDGSVEVVYLTEGVQGSIPEILEWTRRNGCLSFAGVPGWERRGIGIWLGEKDNSPNIMVNLLQVRGEGREFDARFLAVATLQQ encoded by the coding sequence ATGTACACACCCTCGGGTCGCGTGGACGCGGGCTCTGGACGCCGCCGGATAGGCGTGCGCGTCCTGATCGGCCTGTTCCTTGCAGCGTCGCAGCTGGGCGGCGCGGCCGCGCCCGCCCTGGCCTCTGCCACGGCGTCGGCTTCGCTCTCGACGGAAGTGGCCGTCCTGCTGAAGATCCTCACCTTCGACCAGACGACCCCCGGCCGTGCCGAGGACGAGCTTCTCATCGTCGTGATCGAGCAGCCGCGCGAGTCGACATCGGTCGCCGCCGCGACCGATGTGCTCCAGGAGCTCGCCCCCTATGAGGGACAAACGGTCGCCGGCCGGCGGCTGCGGGCCGAGCGGCGGGCGATCCGAGATCTGCTCGCGCGCGATGACGGCTCGGTTGAGGTCGTCTACCTGACCGAGGGCGTGCAGGGGAGCATCCCGGAGATCCTTGAGTGGACGCGCCGCAACGGATGCCTCTCGTTCGCCGGGGTGCCGGGCTGGGAGCGCCGGGGCATCGGGATCTGGCTGGGCGAGAAGGACAACTCCCCCAACATCATGGTCAATCTTCTACAGGTTCGGGGCGAGGGACGCGAGTTCGACGCGCGATTCCTCGCCGTGGCGACGCTGCAGCAGTAG
- the def gene encoding peptide deformylase, with product MDRSRQMALLPIRIYGDPILRTKSAPVEKIDAALLSFALDMLETMRDAEGIGLAAVQVGRPIRMLVADVGARAPKGTPRIFINPTIVEAVGESIYDEGCLSVPGLNAEISRPEKIFLRFADGKGKDREEEFDGLLARVLQHEIDHLNGVLFVDYLSPLRRAVVSRKLKEYQRTGKRATL from the coding sequence ATGGATCGGTCTCGACAGATGGCCCTCTTGCCGATTCGGATCTACGGCGACCCGATCCTGCGCACCAAGTCGGCGCCCGTCGAGAAGATAGATGCCGCCCTTCTTTCCTTCGCGCTCGACATGCTCGAGACGATGCGGGATGCGGAGGGGATCGGCCTTGCCGCCGTGCAGGTGGGCCGCCCGATCAGGATGCTGGTGGCCGACGTGGGCGCGCGGGCCCCGAAGGGAACGCCGAGGATCTTCATCAATCCCACGATCGTCGAGGCGGTCGGGGAGTCGATCTACGACGAGGGTTGTCTCAGCGTCCCGGGACTGAACGCTGAGATCTCCCGGCCCGAGAAGATCTTCCTGCGCTTCGCCGACGGCAAGGGGAAGGACCGGGAAGAGGAGTTCGACGGCTTGCTCGCGCGCGTGCTGCAGCACGAGATCGATCACCTGAACGGGGTGCTCTTCGTCGACTACCTGAGTCCCCTCCGCCGCGCTGTCGTCTCCCGGAAGCTGAAGGAGTACCAGAGAACGGGAAAGCGCGCCACGCTCTGA
- the trxB gene encoding thioredoxin-disulfide reductase: protein MGRLESEEERQVSHHRLVILGTGPAGLTAALYAARADLEPLVVDGMQPGGQLMITTEVENFPGFPEGITGPELMARLREQAEKFGAKTINGNVTATDLRSSPKRIVLEGEELTCDALIIATGATARWLGIPSEKALMGHGVSACATCDGFFFRGKEIAVIGGGDTAMEEATFLTKFAAKVTVIHRRDALRASKAMQERARQNPKIDFRWNSVVTEVLDVAQKKVTGVRCKDVVTGREEVLPVGGLFLAIGHVPNTLPFKGQIDLDENGYVLTEPRSTRTNIAGVFAAGDVQDHVYRQAISAAGSGCMAALDAERHLAGGH from the coding sequence CTGGGGCGGCTAGAGTCAGAGGAGGAGCGGCAAGTGAGTCATCATCGTCTAGTGATTCTCGGAACGGGCCCCGCGGGGCTCACGGCAGCCCTCTATGCCGCCCGGGCCGATCTCGAACCCCTGGTCGTGGACGGGATGCAGCCGGGCGGCCAGCTCATGATCACGACCGAGGTCGAGAACTTCCCGGGCTTCCCCGAGGGAATCACCGGTCCCGAGCTGATGGCCCGCTTGCGAGAGCAGGCTGAGAAGTTCGGGGCGAAGACGATCAACGGCAACGTCACGGCGACCGACCTGCGATCCAGCCCGAAGAGGATTGTCCTCGAGGGAGAAGAGCTGACTTGCGACGCCCTGATCATCGCGACCGGGGCGACGGCCCGGTGGCTCGGGATCCCGTCAGAGAAGGCCCTCATGGGGCATGGCGTCAGCGCCTGCGCGACATGCGATGGATTCTTCTTCCGCGGCAAGGAGATCGCGGTGATCGGGGGCGGCGACACCGCCATGGAGGAGGCGACTTTCCTCACCAAGTTCGCGGCCAAGGTGACCGTGATCCACCGCCGGGACGCCCTCCGGGCCTCGAAGGCGATGCAGGAGCGCGCCCGCCAGAATCCGAAGATCGACTTCCGCTGGAACTCGGTCGTGACCGAGGTGCTCGATGTCGCCCAGAAGAAGGTGACGGGGGTGCGCTGCAAGGATGTCGTCACGGGCAGGGAAGAGGTCCTGCCGGTCGGGGGACTCTTCCTCGCCATCGGGCACGTCCCGAACACCCTCCCATTCAAGGGGCAGATCGATCTCGACGAGAACGGATATGTCCTCACCGAGCCGAGGTCGACCCGAACGAACATCGCCGGCGTTTTCGCTGCGGGCGACGTGCAGGATCACGTCTACCGGCAGGCGATCTCGGCGGCGGGAAGCGGCTGCATGGCGGCTCTCGACGCGGAGAGGCATCTGGCGGGGGGGCACTAG
- a CDS encoding leucyl aminopeptidase, whose product MSFSSIGEVKLAVGDPSRAEADIVVLGIHEGADPTAVTEALDKAAGGALRRAIETKDFKGEANEALLLYPTQGPARRILLVGLGKQAGLTRERIRSSAATAARRCRDLGVARACAFLFGQGTEISAEEAAEAFVEGALLGTFQYVEFKTKDREKIKTLGTLEILVPDERIRSAAEGGFSRARAVGLAVNYVRTLAAHPGNHATPSFLAAEAERLAADPARSLRCTIFDRAKMKDLGMGALLGVAKGSHEEPRFILLEYSAGDPGASTVAVVGKGLTFDAGGISIKPSAKMEDMKFDMCGGAAVLGIMSVLKEAGVKVNVVGAVPATENLPGGGAYKPGDILRSYSGKTIEIQNCDAEGRLILADALSYVARVHKPAAIVDMATLTGAVVIALGHYGAGLLSNDEPLAARIEDASKRSGDRLWRLPIWEEMNDHLKSDFADLKNIGDASAGGGTIIGGAFLGNFVDGIPWAHIDIAGTAYWEKDRPHLPKGPSGYGVRLIVDLLRHWGG is encoded by the coding sequence ATGTCATTCAGCTCGATCGGGGAAGTGAAGCTCGCGGTGGGGGATCCATCGAGAGCCGAGGCGGACATCGTCGTTCTCGGCATTCATGAGGGGGCCGATCCGACAGCGGTCACGGAGGCCCTGGACAAGGCGGCCGGAGGGGCTCTCCGCAGAGCGATCGAGACGAAGGACTTCAAGGGGGAGGCGAACGAGGCGCTTCTTCTCTACCCCACGCAGGGCCCCGCGCGGCGGATTCTGCTCGTCGGCCTCGGCAAGCAGGCCGGCCTCACGAGAGAGAGGATCCGCTCCTCTGCGGCGACGGCCGCGCGCCGCTGCCGCGACCTCGGCGTGGCCAGGGCCTGCGCCTTCCTTTTTGGGCAGGGAACCGAGATCTCGGCCGAGGAGGCTGCCGAGGCCTTCGTCGAGGGGGCGCTGCTCGGGACCTTCCAGTACGTCGAATTCAAGACGAAGGACCGAGAGAAGATCAAGACGCTCGGGACCCTCGAGATCCTCGTGCCGGATGAGCGAATCCGCTCCGCCGCCGAAGGCGGCTTCTCCCGGGCCCGCGCTGTCGGCCTGGCGGTCAACTACGTGCGAACCCTCGCGGCCCACCCGGGCAATCACGCGACTCCCTCGTTCCTCGCCGCAGAGGCGGAGCGCTTGGCCGCCGACCCGGCCCGCTCGCTGCGCTGCACCATCTTCGATCGCGCCAAGATGAAGGATCTGGGCATGGGGGCGCTTCTGGGAGTGGCGAAGGGGTCTCACGAAGAGCCGCGGTTCATTCTTCTCGAGTACTCCGCGGGCGATCCCGGGGCATCCACGGTTGCCGTCGTCGGCAAGGGCCTCACCTTCGATGCCGGCGGAATCTCGATCAAGCCGTCGGCCAAGATGGAGGACATGAAGTTCGACATGTGCGGGGGCGCCGCGGTGCTGGGGATCATGTCGGTCCTCAAGGAGGCGGGCGTCAAGGTGAACGTCGTGGGCGCGGTCCCGGCGACGGAGAACCTCCCGGGAGGAGGCGCCTACAAGCCGGGGGACATCCTGCGCAGCTACTCCGGCAAGACGATCGAGATCCAGAACTGCGACGCGGAGGGCCGCCTGATCCTGGCGGACGCGCTCTCCTACGTGGCGCGCGTCCACAAGCCGGCCGCCATCGTGGACATGGCCACGTTGACGGGGGCCGTCGTGATCGCCCTGGGTCACTACGGGGCGGGGCTCCTCTCGAACGACGAGCCGCTGGCGGCCCGGATCGAGGATGCGAGCAAGCGGAGCGGCGACAGGCTCTGGCGCCTCCCGATCTGGGAGGAGATGAACGATCACCTGAAGAGCGACTTCGCCGATCTGAAGAACATCGGAGACGCCAGCGCGGGGGGCGGGACGATCATCGGAGGCGCCTTCCTGGGCAACTTCGTCGATGGGATCCCCTGGGCGCACATCGATATCGCGGGGACGGCCTACTGGGAGAAGGACCGTCCTCATCTCCCCAAGGGGCCGAGCGGGTATGGGGTTCGCCTGATCGTGGACCTCCTGCGGCACTGGGGCGGCTAG
- a CDS encoding response regulator, with product MSSPPESRCCSWVCPIDSSSTARDPSSSIGPACRPIGCTRASPSGRGHPRARRCREASRRLSTEPGERGRATAGRAKTPGEGRGPRRFPAPRQVRVRGPGLREPPGSPDTPLPPLRSALLKAGLESADGSWEGLPLSSNASGLSPSSSEAVRVLLVDDNDDHVRLIAQLLRASRDPRILLETSGDPESAVRRIDEGVFDAILLDYCLPGRNGLEVLREVNRERRRPVIILTGQGDEKTVVEFFHAGAYDYLLKTMDRGFGETLRRTIREVIRRVALEQQVERARLRSEAVLESLTQMVCCLDLDLQVRESNSSFRRFVQSFTGGLRPGATAPDPVGLSVPDLIGDPGTRAQRVAMLRAIIEQGETFQEEIEIAVGGSPRLLFVQAVPLRVGEVTEGVVVSMTDLTEQRRALHHQLRLARAVDASLDGIVITDRRGRIEYVNPAFVQTSGYSSSQLLGRRSRFLQPMPGKPHTARVIWENLSRGEEWQGEVVNRKKDGGIYIADMTISPIRDDAGQVLGFVSTERDVTERKLFTDELIKARETAEETLRAKDMFLATVSHELRTPLTSIIGFADLLLMEPATSGNTRSFAESILRGGRTLKQLIGNILDFSRFAAGRFYLDLEALPLRTTLEEVLEIVDSEVAETPCTFTLDLDPSLPEDVVIDRMKVQQVLLNLLSNAAKYAGGKIELRVSLLFQSGTEGDRPGRSGRFLLFSVSDRGPGIPAEQSERIFEAFVQLETGIARRRGGTGLGLAISRRLVELMGGTIWVEASPEKGSTFLFTLPLTARAAGPAGGATAGSAAQGDRGLPLLIHRAPAASTPGEDELASWGYRIQVTSTESELQRALETAEPFACVVSAAGGLSDSLRAVAESASLAGDRVAWFLMASPPGADVVSMGRIIPVGESLGPRSVVRLMRALDPFPPGRKRLLVDPQDTTGAYWARDAFEDRGLRVIAAGGDEISSLMDAEEIVVLLLDLARDPARALALWRDVADRATRLILALRYPRGERKGWCEALDSAWREHALEFRPQAEARLRWMLNAIHTCGSHGRIALSTGFADPARSDADQKGTIGRPDRPILVVEDHAENLDLVCRMLASFNLPWHGVKNAADALEHVKKESPSLVLMDIQMPGMDGYHATRAIHRMAGREHLPVVAMTAHVGTEDRRRCHEAGCVDFLAKPIERSDLMRLLQRWLPSAAATPSREQQGGRQAA from the coding sequence ATGAGCTCTCCGCCGGAGTCCCGGTGCTGCAGCTGGGTCTGCCCGATCGATTCATCGAGCACGGCGCGAGATCCATCCTCCTCGATCGGGCCGGCCTGTCGCCCGATCGGCTGCACGCGCGCATCTCCGAGTGGGCGCGGGCATCCGCGCGCCCGGCGGTGTCGAGAAGCCTCTAGACGCCTCTCAACGGAGCCCGGGGAGCGAGGCCGCGCGACGGCAGGCCGAGCGAAGACGCCCGGCGAGGGGCGCGGGCCGCGACGGTTCCCTGCGCCCCGCCAGGTTCGTGTTCGCGGCCCGGGGCTTCGGGAACCGCCGGGGTCCCCGGACACGCCCCTTCCACCGCTCAGATCCGCCCTTCTCAAGGCCGGCCTGGAATCGGCCGATGGATCCTGGGAGGGACTTCCGTTGTCATCCAACGCATCCGGGCTGTCGCCAAGCTCCAGCGAGGCGGTTCGCGTCCTTCTGGTCGACGACAACGACGACCACGTGCGTCTCATCGCCCAGCTCCTCAGGGCGAGCCGCGATCCCAGGATCCTCCTGGAGACGTCGGGGGATCCCGAGAGCGCCGTGCGCCGGATCGACGAGGGCGTCTTCGACGCGATCCTTCTCGACTACTGTCTTCCCGGCCGCAACGGGCTCGAGGTCTTGCGGGAGGTCAACAGAGAGAGGCGCCGGCCCGTGATCATCCTCACCGGGCAGGGAGACGAGAAGACGGTCGTCGAGTTCTTCCACGCGGGCGCCTACGACTACCTTCTGAAGACCATGGATCGAGGCTTCGGCGAGACGCTCCGCCGGACCATTCGCGAGGTCATCAGGCGCGTCGCCTTGGAGCAGCAGGTCGAGCGCGCGAGGCTGCGCAGCGAGGCGGTTCTGGAGTCGCTCACCCAGATGGTCTGCTGCCTCGATCTCGACCTCCAAGTCCGGGAGTCGAACTCCTCCTTCCGCCGCTTCGTCCAGTCTTTCACGGGAGGTCTCCGGCCAGGGGCGACCGCCCCCGATCCGGTAGGCCTGTCGGTGCCTGATCTGATCGGTGACCCGGGGACGCGCGCGCAGAGAGTCGCGATGCTGCGGGCCATCATAGAGCAGGGCGAGACATTCCAAGAGGAGATCGAGATCGCGGTCGGCGGAAGCCCGCGGCTGCTCTTCGTCCAGGCCGTCCCGCTCCGCGTCGGGGAGGTCACTGAAGGTGTGGTCGTCTCCATGACCGACCTGACTGAGCAGCGGAGAGCCCTGCATCACCAGCTTCGACTGGCGCGCGCGGTCGACGCAAGCCTCGACGGCATCGTGATCACCGACCGGCGGGGGAGAATCGAGTACGTCAACCCCGCGTTCGTCCAGACGAGCGGCTATTCCTCCTCCCAGCTCCTCGGGAGGCGCTCTCGCTTCCTCCAGCCGATGCCCGGCAAGCCCCACACAGCCCGGGTCATCTGGGAGAACTTGTCCCGCGGCGAGGAGTGGCAGGGAGAGGTCGTCAATCGCAAGAAGGACGGCGGGATCTACATCGCTGACATGACGATCTCTCCGATCAGGGACGACGCAGGGCAGGTCCTCGGTTTCGTCTCGACCGAGCGGGACGTCACGGAGCGAAAGCTCTTCACCGACGAGCTCATCAAGGCCCGCGAAACCGCGGAGGAGACTCTTCGAGCGAAGGACATGTTCCTCGCGACGGTCTCGCACGAGCTCAGGACTCCGCTCACCAGCATCATCGGATTCGCCGATCTGCTGCTGATGGAGCCCGCCACGTCGGGGAACACGCGGTCGTTTGCGGAGAGCATCCTCCGCGGGGGTCGCACCCTGAAGCAGCTGATCGGCAACATCCTCGACTTCTCGCGCTTCGCCGCCGGGAGGTTCTACCTCGATCTCGAGGCGCTGCCCCTGCGGACCACGCTGGAGGAGGTGCTCGAGATCGTAGACTCCGAGGTCGCCGAGACGCCCTGCACCTTCACTCTCGATCTGGATCCGTCCCTTCCGGAGGATGTCGTGATCGACAGGATGAAGGTGCAGCAGGTGTTGCTGAACCTTCTCTCGAACGCGGCGAAGTACGCCGGGGGGAAGATCGAGCTTCGCGTGAGCCTTCTCTTCCAGTCGGGGACCGAAGGGGATCGTCCCGGTCGAAGCGGACGCTTCCTCCTCTTCTCGGTGAGCGATCGAGGCCCCGGGATCCCGGCGGAGCAGAGCGAGAGGATCTTCGAGGCCTTCGTGCAGCTCGAGACGGGGATCGCCCGGCGCCGCGGCGGGACGGGGCTGGGTCTCGCCATCTCGCGCCGGCTGGTCGAGCTCATGGGCGGGACGATCTGGGTGGAGGCCTCGCCGGAGAAGGGGTCGACCTTCCTCTTCACGCTTCCTCTGACGGCCCGAGCCGCCGGACCTGCGGGCGGCGCGACGGCGGGTTCGGCCGCTCAGGGCGATCGCGGCCTGCCGCTCTTGATCCACCGGGCGCCCGCGGCCTCGACGCCGGGAGAGGATGAGCTCGCGAGCTGGGGCTACCGGATCCAGGTGACGTCGACGGAATCGGAGTTGCAGCGCGCCCTGGAGACGGCCGAGCCGTTCGCCTGCGTCGTCTCGGCCGCAGGAGGCCTGTCCGACTCCCTTCGCGCCGTTGCGGAGTCGGCCTCCCTCGCCGGTGACCGCGTCGCGTGGTTTCTCATGGCCAGCCCGCCGGGAGCGGACGTCGTCTCGATGGGACGGATCATCCCGGTCGGCGAGAGCCTGGGTCCACGGAGCGTTGTCCGTCTCATGCGGGCCCTCGACCCGTTCCCCCCTGGGCGCAAGAGGCTTCTCGTCGATCCGCAGGACACGACGGGGGCCTACTGGGCGAGGGACGCTTTCGAGGATCGCGGGCTGCGGGTCATTGCGGCGGGCGGCGATGAGATCTCATCGCTCATGGACGCGGAGGAGATCGTCGTTCTCCTGCTCGACCTCGCCCGAGATCCCGCCCGCGCCCTCGCTCTCTGGCGCGACGTGGCCGATCGCGCCACCAGGCTCATCCTCGCCCTCCGCTACCCCCGCGGGGAACGCAAGGGATGGTGCGAGGCGCTGGACTCCGCCTGGCGCGAGCATGCCCTCGAGTTCCGTCCGCAGGCGGAGGCGAGATTGCGATGGATGCTCAACGCGATCCACACCTGCGGATCTCACGGACGGATCGCCCTTTCGACCGGCTTCGCCGACCCGGCCCGATCGGACGCCGACCAGAAGGGAACGATCGGCCGGCCGGATCGTCCGATCCTGGTCGTGGAGGACCACGCGGAGAACCTCGATCTGGTCTGCCGGATGCTCGCGTCCTTCAATCTGCCCTGGCACGGGGTCAAGAACGCCGCCGACGCCCTGGAGCATGTCAAGAAAGAGAGCCCAAGCCTGGTCCTGATGGACATCCAGATGCCCGGGATGGACGGTTATCACGCGACGCGGGCGATCCACAGGATGGCGGGGCGGGAGCATCTCCCGGTCGTGGCCATGACGGCGCACGTCGGAACTGAAGACCGAAGACGCTGCCACGAGGCAGGCTGCGTCGACTTCCTCGCCAAGCCGATCGAGCGCAGCGATCTCATGCGACTCCTGCAGCGCTGGCTCCCCTCCGCCGCCGCGACTCCGAGCCGGGAGCAGCAGGGGGGACGCCAGGCGGCCTGA
- the dxs gene encoding 1-deoxy-D-xylulose-5-phosphate synthase: protein MSEPQPSLLSRIDSPEDLKCLSVEDLNRLCAELRAYVWETISQVGGHLAASLGVVELTVALHYLYDTPRDQIVWDVGHQCYIHKVLTGRREALATIRQLGGVSGFCKRSESPYDAFGAGHASTAISAALGIATARDLNGEDFHVVAVVGDGGMTGGLSYEGLNNAGAAGRRLVVILNDNKMSISPNVGAISRYLTNIISSPLFNRAKAEVWQLSERFPKTESFRKMVRKIEESLKALLVPGMLFEDFGFRYLGPIDGHDLRMLLSVIDRVKKMEGPVLLHVVTRKGKGIAPAEGDPQRYHGVRGATPMFQKNGKLEPAPSKPTYTDAFGRVICRLAAEDRRVVAVTAAMAEGTGLVEFSRRFPGRFFDVGIAEAHATLFSAGVATRGLRPVAAIYSSFLQRAYDQIIHDVALQQLPVVFCIDRAGLVGEDGPTHHGAFDLSYLGIVPGMTVAAPRNARDLANLLYTALQRDEGPFAIRYPRGTIPDGIDLAELDAMDLEAVPIGSWERLRPGDSIVLLAVGSMVDPALACAERLDATGARVGVVSCRFVKPLDETMLSSIVRSAGRIVTLEEGSLVGGFGPAIARRVHELSAGVPVLQLGLPDRFIEHGARSILLDRAGLSPDRLHARISEWARASARPAVSRSL, encoded by the coding sequence ATGTCCGAACCCCAACCATCGCTTCTCTCGCGGATCGACAGCCCCGAGGACCTGAAGTGCCTATCGGTCGAGGATCTGAATCGACTCTGCGCCGAGCTCCGCGCGTACGTCTGGGAGACGATCAGCCAGGTGGGAGGGCATCTCGCCGCGAGCCTGGGCGTCGTCGAGCTGACCGTCGCCCTGCACTACCTCTATGACACCCCGCGCGACCAGATCGTCTGGGATGTGGGCCATCAGTGCTACATCCACAAGGTGCTGACCGGACGGCGTGAGGCCCTGGCGACGATCCGCCAGCTCGGAGGCGTAAGCGGCTTCTGCAAGCGGAGCGAGAGCCCCTATGACGCGTTCGGGGCGGGGCACGCGAGCACCGCGATCTCAGCGGCCCTCGGCATCGCCACGGCCCGCGATCTGAACGGGGAGGACTTTCACGTCGTCGCCGTCGTCGGCGACGGCGGAATGACGGGCGGGCTCTCCTACGAGGGGCTGAACAACGCGGGAGCCGCCGGACGGCGCCTCGTCGTCATTCTGAACGACAACAAGATGTCGATCTCCCCGAACGTGGGGGCGATCTCGAGATACCTGACGAACATCATCTCGAGCCCCCTCTTCAACAGGGCGAAGGCGGAGGTCTGGCAGCTCTCCGAACGCTTCCCCAAGACCGAGAGCTTCCGCAAGATGGTTCGCAAGATCGAGGAGAGCCTGAAGGCGCTCCTCGTCCCCGGGATGCTCTTCGAGGACTTCGGATTCCGCTACCTCGGCCCGATCGACGGGCACGACCTGCGCATGCTTCTCTCTGTCATCGATCGCGTCAAGAAGATGGAAGGTCCGGTCCTCCTGCACGTCGTGACACGAAAGGGGAAGGGGATCGCTCCGGCCGAGGGGGACCCGCAGAGGTACCACGGCGTCAGGGGCGCGACCCCGATGTTCCAGAAGAACGGCAAGCTCGAGCCCGCTCCCTCGAAACCGACCTACACCGATGCTTTCGGGCGGGTGATCTGCAGACTCGCGGCGGAGGATCGGAGAGTCGTCGCCGTCACGGCCGCGATGGCGGAGGGGACGGGGCTCGTCGAGTTCAGCCGCAGATTCCCCGGGAGGTTCTTCGATGTCGGGATCGCGGAGGCGCACGCGACGCTCTTCTCGGCGGGGGTCGCCACCCGCGGGCTCAGGCCGGTGGCCGCCATCTACTCCTCCTTTCTCCAGCGCGCCTACGACCAGATCATCCATGACGTCGCCCTGCAACAACTCCCGGTCGTCTTCTGCATCGACAGGGCCGGCCTGGTCGGGGAGGACGGCCCGACGCATCACGGGGCGTTCGACCTCTCCTATCTCGGCATCGTTCCCGGTATGACGGTGGCCGCGCCGCGCAACGCGCGGGACCTCGCGAACCTCCTTTACACCGCACTGCAGCGAGACGAGGGCCCCTTCGCGATCCGGTATCCCCGGGGAACGATCCCGGACGGTATCGACCTTGCCGAGCTGGACGCCATGGATCTGGAAGCGGTCCCGATCGGATCCTGGGAGAGACTGCGGCCGGGGGACTCCATTGTTCTCCTCGCGGTCGGATCGATGGTCGATCCAGCCCTCGCCTGCGCGGAACGGCTCGACGCGACCGGCGCGCGTGTGGGGGTTGTGAGTTGTCGATTCGTGAAGCCGCTGGACGAGACGATGCTCTCGTCGATCGTCAGGAGCGCCGGACGGATCGTGACTCTCGAGGAAGGCTCCCTCGTTGGCGGTTTCGGACCGGCGATCGCGCGGAGGGTGCATGAGCTCTCCGCCGGAGTCCCGGTGCTGCAGCTGGGTCTGCCCGATCGATTCATCGAGCACGGCGCGAGATCCATCCTCCTCGATCGGGCCGGCCTGTCGCCCGATCGGCTGCACGCGCGCATCTCCGAGTGGGCGCGGGCATCCGCGCGCCCGGCGGTGTCGAGAAGCCTCTAG